A DNA window from Hordeum vulgare subsp. vulgare chromosome 1H, MorexV3_pseudomolecules_assembly, whole genome shotgun sequence contains the following coding sequences:
- the LOC123398653 gene encoding leucine-rich repeat extensin-like protein 3, with the protein MTNTSFTNVTRSLSIPREYLEDGAVYKRPRKTRELAKYQARFLQNRPRFLFFFSKSPLHLAQQIPPLLPSAPPPSPPLRRPPPPALHRPCTGPPPPLHQPSTAGPPSPCAGPPIAPAPALHRHRAGPPPPPPPALHRRPSIAPPPALPSPPRRPSIAPAPALHRPRAGPPPPALHRPCAGPPPPAPSIAGPLHRPFTGPIHRPLHRPPPRAPPPAASTGPSTAPSTSPLHRPLHQPPPAPPPSPSSPSTGPSTSPLHRPLHQPPPAPSTAPCTDRLGSSSSKVLTN; encoded by the exons atgaccaacacttccttcacaaacgtgaCACGTTCCCTCTCGATACCAAGAGAATACCTCGAAGATGGTGCAGTTTACAAGCGGCCTCGG AAAACGCGGGAGTTGGCCAAATATCAGGCGCGCTTTCTCCAAAATAGACCgcgctttctgttttttttttccaAATCTCCCCTCCACCTCGCGCAGCAGATCCCACCACTGCTCCCCAGCGCACCGCCCCCTTCACCGCCCCTGCGCCGGCCCCCTCCACCAGCCCTCCACCGCCCCTGCACCGGCCCTCCACCGCCCCTCCACCAGCCCTCCACCGCTGGCCCTCCATCGCCCTGCGCCGGCCCTCCCATCGCCCCCGCGCCGGCCCTCCATCGCCACCGCGCcggccctccaccgccccctccacCAGCCCTCCACCGCCGGCCCTCCATCGCCCCACCGCCGGCCCTCCCATCGCCCCCGCGCCGGCCCTCCATCGCCCCCGCGCCGGCCCTCCACCGCCCCCGCGCCGGCCCTCCACCGCCGGCCCTCCACCGCCCCTGTGCCGGCCCTCCACCGCCGGCCCCCTCCATCGccggccccctccaccgccccttcACCGGCCCCATCCACCGCCCCCTCCACCGGCCGCCTCCACGGGCCCCTCCACCGGCCGCCTCCACgggcccctccaccgccccctccacGAGCCCCCTCCACCGGCCCCTCCACCAGCCCCCTCCAGCCCCTCCACCGTCCCCCTCCAGCCCCTCCACCGGCCCCTCCACCAGCCCCCTCCATCGGCCCCTCCACCAGCCCCCTccagccccctccaccgccccctgcactg atAGACTAGGCTCCTCCAGCAGCAAGGTGCTCACAAACTAG
- the LOC123409830 gene encoding uncharacterized protein LOC123409830, with the protein MALRLHHLPLLLLLTALLPTASATHSPESATSYSHHHYPTGTATAHFHPVHGAAPSMHQNHLETESQPLLAVEPAVADAQTTARPPLLVPVPPQAAAPSPPPTSVARPDLAASRSEATPQPREGSATATATTLPNQSTLPSPPPPVQAGAAAGEVVVSDSEQGLHQLSRALASLGYQEMAAAAGALLVNSPLFAKWPGPMTVFAAPDAFLQASCPTCSRRDLLIHHIAMGYYPYSELAAAAMVKIPSASVNFCINIVSEGGPFDTGLARIYAEDVEVSHPDLYNDGLYVVHGLVGFLRPLTHSCFDGPHPHHRRSLAGRSSGGTLVREAIARLRRRGFGVVAIALRLQFTELQRFANLTVFALEDQAIFARGGHDYVSSVRFHIVLKHRLTRAELLRLRPGTILPTLAGEDQSLVITHGAGENVFVNYIHIKESDVVVNSRIAVHGIESPLLHLNGELHSGGAAEPNLKKRFTLHDSQRPAEQGWARDRGVPLYWAVVGAAVAAMAGVAGAGSWFRWVKGKDGKRIYLAQAAMEATYNAKYGRRDLMAELEEQKKRLCAICSDEAFDWTATCCDVKFCCLCLGTAYVKRHNALYAPGPCVREGSLLPSLRVKLHPDLPGMYMESETRVKAEFEKALDQKDVHDEFVMKRVYTSHEDVLAKMAPQRILVYSREGNSEIIHQLNLGRTNIT; encoded by the coding sequence ATGGCTCTCCGTCTTCACCATctacccctcctcctcctgctcaccGCCCTCCTACCCACCGCCTCCGCCACCCACTCGCCGGAGAGCGCCACCTCGTACAGCCACCACCATTACCCGACGGGCACCGCCACAGCCCATTTCCACCCCGTCCATGGCGCGGCGCCTTCCATGCATCAAAACCATCTCGAAACCGAGAGCCAGCCTCTGCTCGCCGTGGAACCCGCCGTCGCCGACGCGCAGACAACGGCCCGTCCTCCTCTGCTCGTGCCAGTGCCACCCCAAGCCGCGGCGCCCTCACCGCCTCCCACGTCCGTCGCGCGGCCGGATCTGGCGGCCTCCCGTTCCGAGGCAACGCCGCAGCCGCGAGAGGGGTCAGCGACTGCAACGGCGACGACGCTACCGAACCAGAGTACGCTACCGAGTCCACCGCCTCCCGTCCAAGCCGGCGCCGCAGCTGGGGAAGTGGTGGTCTCCGACAGCGAGCAGGGTCTGCATCAGCTCTCGAGGGCCCTTGCTTCGCTAGGGTACCAGGAGATGGCGGCTGCGGCGGGAGCGCTCCTCGTCAACTCGCCGCTGTTCGCGAAGTGGCCCGGGCCGATGACAGTCTTCGCCGCTCCCGACGCCTTCCTCCAGGCCTCCTGCCCCACTTGCTCGCGTCGAGACCTGCTCATCCACCACATCGCCATGGGCTATTATCCCTACTCCGAGCTCGCGGCCGCTGCCATGGTGAAGATCCCTTCTGCCTCCGTCAACTTCTGCATCAACATCGTTTCAGAAGGTGGCCCCTTCGACACCGGCCTCGCCAGGATCTACGCCGAGGACGTGGAGGTCTCGCATCCCGACCTCTACAACGACGGCCTCTACGTCGTCCATGGCTTGGTCGGCTTCCTGCGCCCGCTCACGCACTCCTGCTTCGACGGCCCGCACCCGCACCATCGCCGCTCCCTTGCGGGGCGATCTTCTGGTGGCACGCTCGTGCGCGAGGCTATCGCCCGCCTACGACGACGAGGCTTCGGCGTTGTGGCGATCGCCCTCCGGCTCCAGTTCACAGAGCTTCAGAGGTTCGCGAATCTTACAGTTTTCGCACTCGAGGACCAGGCCATTTTCGCAAGGGGAGGGCACGACTACGTCTCGTCGGTGCGTTTTCACATCGTTCTCAAGCATCGACTCACCCGCGCCGAGCTACTTCGTCTCCGGCCCGGCACAATTCTCCCCACCCTGGCTGGCGAGGACCAGAGCCTCGTCATCACGCACGGCGCCGGTGAGAATGTCTTCGTCAATTACATACACATCAAGGAGTCGGATGTGGTGGTCAACTCTCGTATTGCCGTGCATGGCATCGAGTCACCTTTGCTGCACCTCAACGGAGAGCTGCACAGCGGCGGCGCGGccgagccaaatctgaagaagaggTTCACGCTGCATGATTCACAGCGGCCGGCAGAGCAAGGTTGGGCACGGGACCGGGGAGTGCCACTGTATTGGGCCGTTGTTGGGGCTGCAGTGGCGGCCATGGCAGGCGTTGCCGGAGCCGGTAGCTGGTTTCGGTGGGTCAAAGGCAAGGATGGTAAGCGGATTTATCTTGCACAAGCGGCCATGGAGGCAACTTACAATGCCAAATACGGGCGGAGAGACCTGATGGCAGAGcttgaggagcagaagaagagacTTTGCGCTATATGCAGTGACGAAGCCTTCGATTGGACCGCCACCTGCTGCGATGTGAAGTTCTGCTGTTTATGTCTGGGCACAGCATATGTTAAGCGTCATAATGCGCTCTACGCACCCGGGCCCTGTGTGAGGGAGGGCAGCCTTCTTCCATCTCTTCGTGTGAAGCTGCATCCTGACCTTCCAGGTATGTACATGGAATCCGAGACGAGAGTGAAAGCAGAGTTCGAGAAAGCGCTTGACCAGAAGGATGTTCATGATGAGTTCGTGATGAAGAGGGTGTACACTTCTCATGAAGATGTTTTGGCAAAGATGGCGCCCCAGAGAATCTTGGTCTATAGCCGGGAAGGTAACAGTGAGATTATCCATCAACTCAACCTGGGCAGGACCAACATCACCTGA